One Anaeromyxobacter diazotrophicus genomic region harbors:
- the metG gene encoding methionine--tRNA ligase, giving the protein MSERILVTSALPYANGSPHLGHLVEYIQTDIYVRFRRACGDDVTYVCAADAHGTPIEVNAAKAGVAPRDFVEKYRKEHHEGYRAFGVEFSTFYTTDSPENAKWAYRVYDALKAKGLIYKKSVEQLYCETDRRFLPDRFVKGTCPKCGTPDQYGDVCEHCGTTYDPRELKQPYCAICRTPPVVRASDHAYVDLKRPEVKGIIEGWVNAEGHLEPAVREQVKGWLADLQDWCITRDEPYFGFPVKDPEFKGKYLYVWVDAPIGYLSSAEHYFAAEAPTHERLAPAEFERRYLAEGAPTRLEHFIGKDILRFHAVFWPAMLWATGLKRPDRMPVHGHLTVNGEKMSKSRGTFVTASTYLESGLDPELLRYYYASNLSPGIYDLDLALEEFRNRVNADLVKRIANLASRVHALVAKAGGELARPAAPAGGELAAATARALAQARPAFRELEYRAALRAANDLADLGNKALQDQKPWERLEAEGARALLYDLTKALHGLAVMLAPVLPRFAAGLAEALGGVSLAWPEGFTPFDGQPARFTAKPPQIQPVDAKQVAKLIVSLPDAPAPKVAKAQSPAETASKATVKPAASAGAAGAPAFGVIQYDDFAKVELRVGEVQAAEAVPKADKLLKLTVDVGEPAPRTIVAGIAQAYPDPSALVGRRIVVVANLAPRPLRGITSQGMLLAAGEPPDLQVVTVGKGIPAGTRVK; this is encoded by the coding sequence GTGAGCGAACGAATCCTGGTGACGAGCGCGCTGCCCTACGCCAACGGCAGCCCGCACCTCGGGCACCTCGTCGAGTACATCCAGACGGACATCTACGTCCGGTTCCGGCGCGCCTGCGGGGACGACGTCACCTACGTCTGCGCCGCCGACGCGCACGGCACGCCCATCGAGGTGAACGCCGCCAAGGCGGGCGTCGCGCCCCGGGACTTCGTGGAGAAGTACCGGAAGGAGCACCACGAGGGCTACCGGGCCTTCGGGGTCGAGTTCTCGACCTTCTACACCACCGACTCGCCCGAGAACGCCAAGTGGGCGTACCGCGTCTACGACGCGCTCAAGGCGAAAGGCCTCATCTACAAGAAGTCGGTCGAGCAGCTCTACTGCGAGACCGACCGGCGCTTCCTGCCCGACCGCTTCGTGAAGGGCACCTGCCCGAAGTGCGGCACCCCCGACCAGTACGGCGACGTCTGCGAGCACTGCGGGACCACCTACGACCCGCGGGAGCTGAAGCAGCCGTACTGCGCCATCTGCCGGACGCCGCCGGTCGTGCGCGCCAGCGACCACGCCTACGTGGACCTCAAGCGGCCCGAGGTGAAGGGGATCATCGAGGGCTGGGTCAACGCCGAGGGGCACCTCGAGCCGGCGGTGCGCGAGCAGGTGAAGGGCTGGCTCGCCGACCTGCAGGACTGGTGCATCACGCGCGACGAGCCGTACTTCGGGTTCCCGGTGAAGGACCCGGAGTTCAAGGGCAAGTACCTCTACGTCTGGGTGGACGCGCCGATCGGCTACCTGTCCTCGGCGGAGCACTACTTCGCGGCGGAAGCACCGACCCACGAGCGGCTCGCCCCGGCCGAGTTCGAGCGGCGCTACCTGGCCGAGGGCGCGCCGACGCGGCTGGAGCACTTCATCGGCAAGGACATCCTGCGCTTCCACGCCGTCTTCTGGCCCGCCATGCTGTGGGCGACCGGCCTGAAGCGCCCGGACCGGATGCCCGTCCACGGCCACCTCACCGTGAACGGCGAGAAGATGTCGAAGTCGCGCGGGACGTTCGTCACCGCCAGCACCTACCTCGAGTCCGGGCTCGACCCGGAGCTGCTCCGCTACTACTACGCCTCGAACCTCTCGCCCGGCATCTACGACCTCGATCTGGCGCTGGAGGAGTTCAGGAACCGCGTCAACGCCGACCTGGTGAAGCGCATCGCGAACCTCGCCTCGCGCGTCCACGCGCTCGTCGCGAAGGCGGGCGGGGAGCTGGCGCGCCCGGCGGCCCCGGCGGGCGGCGAGCTCGCCGCGGCCACCGCCCGCGCGCTGGCGCAGGCGCGGCCCGCCTTCCGCGAGCTCGAGTACCGGGCGGCGCTGCGCGCCGCCAACGACCTGGCCGACCTCGGCAACAAGGCGCTCCAGGACCAGAAGCCGTGGGAGCGGCTCGAGGCGGAGGGGGCGCGGGCGCTGCTGTACGACCTCACCAAGGCGCTCCACGGGCTGGCGGTGATGCTGGCGCCGGTCCTGCCGCGCTTCGCGGCCGGGCTGGCCGAGGCGCTCGGCGGCGTGAGCCTGGCCTGGCCCGAGGGCTTCACGCCCTTCGACGGCCAGCCGGCCCGCTTCACCGCCAAGCCGCCGCAGATCCAGCCGGTGGATGCGAAGCAGGTGGCGAAGCTCATCGTCTCCCTGCCGGACGCGCCCGCCCCGAAGGTCGCGAAGGCGCAGAGCCCGGCCGAGACCGCCAGCAAGGCGACCGTGAAGCCCGCGGCCTCCGCCGGCGCGGCCGGGGCGCCGGCGTTCGGCGTGATCCAGTACGACGACTTCGCCAAGGTCGAGCTGCGGGTGGGCGAGGTGCAGGCGGCCGAGGCGGTGCCGAAGGCGGACAAGCTGCTCAAGCTCACCGTCGACGTGGGGGAGCCGGCGCCGCGCACCATCGTGGCGGGCATCGCCCAGGCCTACCCCGATCCGAGCGCGCTCGTCGGCCGCCGCATCGTCGTGGTGGCGAACCTGGCGCCGCGCCCGCTGCGCGGCATCACCTCGCAGGGCATGCTGCTCGCCGCCGGCGAGCCGCCCGACCTGCAGGTGGTCACCGTCGGCAAGGGGATCCCGGCGGGCACCCGCGTGAAGTGA